The nucleotide sequence aaagctgtgtattgtacgagtacgaatacgggtgcatacgagtagaattgttgatgaaactgaacgaggatgtaattgtaagcatttttgttaagtagaagtattttaataattgtcttgaagtctttcaaaagtgtatgaatacatattaaaacactacatgtatatacattttaactgagtcgttaagtcatcgttagtcgttacatgtaaatgttgttttgaaacctttaggttaacgatcttgttgaatgttgttaacccattgtttattataacaaatgagatgttaaattgttatattatcatgatattatgatatataatatatcttagtatgatatatatacagttaaatgtcgttacaacgataatcgttacatatatgtctcgtttcgaaatcattaagttagtagtcttatttttacatatgtatttcattgttaatacacttaataatatatttacttatcatttaacataattaaccaagtgtatcaatatcttaatatgattcatatgtacctagtaagacgttgttataacgataatcgttatatatatcgttttcgagtttcttaaattaatagtctcatttttatgtatataactcattgttaaaatatctaatgagatacatacttataataaaatcatgttaactatatatataaccatatatatgtcatcgtatagtttttacaagttttaacgttcgtgaatcaccggtcaacttgggtggtcaattgtctatatgaaacctatttcaattaatcaagtcttaacaagtttgattgcttaacatgttggaaacacttaatcaagtaaataacaatttcatttaatatatatatatatatatatatatatatatatatatatatatatatatatataaacatggaaaagttcggatcactacagtaggtttttcatacatgttagagagagcCTTCAAACATGCAAACGTTgttttctcattcacaacgttataTGCAACGTTCTTTGCAAGAGAAAGACGAATCGTACCAAAAGCTTGGCGATCCAAAAGAGACCAATCGGCATAATTCATGCCTTCGGGTTTGACCTCCAACAAGgattggtgtagcttcttttgatataaATAATCTtcgatttgcatcttccaaaagccgaaGTCTTTTCCATCAAACCTATCGATTCTAAATTTTTCGTCTTCCGCCATCTTCCCAATTCGAAaaccttgagctctagataccaattgttaGGATTATTGGACCCAACAATAAGAGTGATTTGCAGAAATCACCCACCCACAATAGATAAACGAAGACAAAAATAAAGAAAACAGAACGcgaagatttaacgtggttatatgtaatcaaggaattgattactttaatccacggaccaaactagagagattttattgataatTTTAGTGATACATTGTATGGGTTACATTAGGgtgcttaaataggcaaaactcaacaaggaaacaacttaacgAGCAAGCAAAACTCGTTTCTAGAATTTTCTCCCCCGTCAGGACCCACTTCGCGCCCGCGATAGAAAAGTTATGGTCGCAACTTTTGACTTCCAAGCTAACTGATCTTCTGATGAGCTTTTCGCGACCATAGCTCACTTTTATCCTGTCGCGAAAGGAACTTGGTGACCGCGAGTCACCCTCCTATGGTCGCAAGAATCAGAAATCAGAAAATTCTTCTTTTTATTTCAATCTTCTTCACCACTCCAACATTTATTCGTGATAGTTAGGTTAGGTTGGGTTGACATGACAAATTTCCCTAACATCTTCAAATTTTTTATAAATGACTAGCGTATAATCCACCCAAGTAACAGAACCACTTTGATTTCCATTAGATGTACTCCACTGTTTAGTTCTATCGTCTagcacttaaatttttttttttttttttttttttttttttttttttttgtctcaaaTTTATTGTCACACTTGTATAAATAGGAAAAGATAATGAGACAAAGTTCTTTTATATCGTAATGTATGATTTTCAGTGAAGTTTCTTAAACTATTTTTTGTCAGAAAACAATTAAATTGTAAAGAAAAGATTActaatatatgatatgataactaatAAGGAAGTTGGCCATAATAGAGCAATTGAGCAAAAGtcttaattgaaaacgttaatatATATGGTCTTATACATATGACATCATCAAAAACATGCATGCTCTTCCCATACATGGCCACATAAAACCATGTACATCCAAACACAACAAGTCTTCTGCTTCCATACATGTCATCATATTTGTAATTGAAACTATTATAGTTGTATGATTCCACCAACAACAAATCTATCTATAATCTTACTAAAAACATTTTAAAAATTCCAAATCGTAGTTGGCAAAACCAACTCATGATCATGATCATGTTCATGAACATTATACATATAGTGACCATGATCATGAGATCCATGAAGCTCACTTAACACATCCCAATTGAAATCATCAAATCCTTCAACACCACCTTTCGAAGATGACAATTCGACCTCTTTATGATCATCTTTCTTCAACACTCCAATTTGTTGAAGAAACTCATTGAGATCAATTTGAGGCTTTTCAATGTACTCTTTCACATGGTTAGTTTTTTCACTAGTAACTTGAATTTGTTCACACTTATTCTGATCAACAACGGACGAGCTAGACGATGAAGAAGAACATGGCGTTTTTTGAGTTTTCTTGAGTTCTTGAAGTCTTTGATGAATCACATGAACACTTGGTTGTGCATTAAGATTAAGCAAACCAGTAGCAGGAAACATAGACATGAACTTATTTGAAGAGAACCATTTAAATTTATGTGATTTATTTAAAGGGTTAAAGTTAGATCGAAGATGAGGTAAATTTAGGTACGCATCGGGGCCATATAGTCGTCTTGCAGCTTCATCGTAAGCCATTGCAGCTTCTTCGGCAGTAGCGAAAGAGCCCAACCATAAACGGGATCGTTTCTTTGGCTCCCGAATTTCAGCAACCCATTTGCCCCATGTTCGTTGACGAACGCCACGATACTCGCATGCAGCATTCTGTGGGCCGCCTTTGCCTCGAGTGGGACCTTTCTTCCATGGCTTGAACGGGGCAGTGGTTCGACGGCAGTTATCCATAGTTGTTTAAAATTGAGAAGTAGGAGGAAGTGGTGAGTGAGTGAAGTGTGAATGGGCGCTGGGTTATGTATATAGAGGGAGTGTGTGAGTATTTTTGGGGTTAAATGTGATCACGTTTTGTAAAGTTTAAAgttctttaattttttttctttgtttttgaAGCCCATGTGACCGTTGGGTTAGTAGTGTTTACcaacttcaaagcccaaaatgagtATTATGAATTACGAGTATTGAAGGTTTTATGGGTGAcgtttttagataataataataatattatgtttattattatattattatgtttattatttttaattattatgtttattattactattaataataaataataattattattattttcatataataataataataataataataaaaataataataataataataataataataataataataataataataataaatattaataataataaacataataatagtaaataataaaaataatattaatattaatattaattaattaataataataataacaataataatataatatgatataatataatataatataatataatataataataataataataataataataataataataataataataataataataataataataataataataataataataataataatacccagaCATTGACTAGGTggtaatataatacaataataataataataataataataataataataataataataataataataataataatacccagaCATTGACTAGGTggtaatataatacaataataataataataataataataataataataataataataataataataataataaaaataatagtataataaaataataataataataataatataatataataataataatattattattattatattataataataatataatataatataatataatataatataatataatataataatataatataataatataatataataataataatataataataataataataaaaataataatataataaaataataataataatataataataatataatataataataatattattattattattatattataataattataataataataataataataataataataataataataataataataataataataataataataataataataataataataataataataataataataataaaatgagtatTATGAATTACGAGTATCTTTGAGCTCTGGGTTGGATCTGAGTCTGAGTTGGCGCAAGCTCGAATCTAGGGGAGGTTTTTTCAAGGATTCTGTTGTGGTGAATAAAGGTGTATGCCCTGAGCTACTCTGTATAATCCAAAGCACACCGAATACCCAATGTGGCGATGATGTGTGAAGAGTTTCTTCCCAACACGTGTatgagtgacaaatgagagcattagATGTTGAAATATccgttcaataataataataataataataataataataataataataaatttctaGTGTTTCCATGACTTGAATAATATATACAAGTAGTTAACTTATTTGTCTCTAATCAATGAATGTATACTCTGATCACTTCTTTCATAGGATACTCTCCTTTTTTGACTGATCATACAAAAATCATACTATAGATATATAGCTGGAGAATACTATGATGTGGATGAGGTATATATTTGAAAAATAAAAAAGCACCTCAAAACATTGGAGAGAGTCACGAGTTGAAATTCACATGTTGTCCTGATCATTCACGGTTTCAATCTCTCATCACCTTTTTCTTATGCATTTCATTCACCAACTTAAGTAACTTCTCTCTCTGTAGCTCACTCTCTCACTTATACTACAACAGCTGTGTGTTCAAGTGGATGAATAGCAGTATAGATTCTTAGGTTCAGTGCTCAGGTCTCTCATATTACAAATGGACTATTTTTAATTGAGTGTGCGTTTGTTGTTGTACAAAAGCCGGAAATAATGATATTGAGCTCTAAACTAACCAGCACTAATTACATTCGGAGACAGAATCAATTGAAACGTGATAGATATCATGATGAATATCAATTGAACTCAATTGGTATCGTTGAATTCATCTTCGGATTCAGATTTTTGCAGGCTATGTTGGTGAGAGTTGTTTTTGGCCGTTGGTTGCAACGATGATGGAAAACTCGCGCTTTGCTGCGGAGTGTTTTTTGTTGGTTAAGAGTCGGTTAATTGAACGTTTATAAAAAACGGTTAACGATTGATTTATTGAATGTTTAAAATATAAACGAATAAAAAAAGGTGAAAGAAGGAAGTGcaagaaagtaaaaaaaaaaaaaaaaaaacttggtaAAAAACAACGGGGGCTTGCAATTTGCACATTGCCGCAGAACGGGTTATATTACATTCACAATTttaacacacacaaaaaaaaaaaaaaaaatacacacaCAAAATAGCCAAGAGAagaaatggtatat is from Rutidosis leptorrhynchoides isolate AG116_Rl617_1_P2 chromosome 10, CSIRO_AGI_Rlap_v1, whole genome shotgun sequence and encodes:
- the LOC139873674 gene encoding dehydration-responsive element-binding protein 2F-like, encoding MDNCRRTTAPFKPWKKGPTRGKGGPQNAACEYRGVRQRTWGKWVAEIREPKKRSRLWLGSFATAEEAAMAYDEAARRLYGPDAYLNLPHLRSNFNPLNKSHKFKWFSSNKFMSMFPATGLLNLNAQPSVHVIHQRLQELKKTQKTPCSSSSSSSSVVDQNKCEQIQVTSEKTNHVKEYIEKPQIDLNEFLQQIGVLKKDDHKEVELSSSKGGVEGFDDFNWDVLSELHGSHDHGHYMYNVHEHDHDHELVLPTTIWNF